One window of the Cryptomeria japonica chromosome 7, Sugi_1.0, whole genome shotgun sequence genome contains the following:
- the LOC131050269 gene encoding probable glutathione S-transferase produces the protein MEQVKVMSTKVSPFGMSVLIGLEEKGVKYEYQEEDLLTKKSDLLLQMNPVHKKVPVLIHNGKPICESLIILQYIDEVWNFNQFLPSMPYERATARFWADFANKFYESVAPIVKSKGEDQEQGKRNLLERLQLLEGALKEMSAGGSLPFFSGKDFGFLDIVFIPYASFFHAFETIGNFKIPFESEYPLLDAWVKRCIERDSVKKVLPSFDKVLEVALHLRKKVLVD, from the exons ATGGAGCAAGTGAAGGTAATGAGTACAAAGGTCAGTCCCTTTGGCATGTCTGTCTTGATTGGTCTTGAAGAGAAAGGCGTGAAATATGAATACCAGGAAGAGGACCTGCTGACTAAGAAGAGTGACCTCCTCCTGCAAATGAATCCTGTTCACAAGAAAGTACCTGTATTGATCCACAATGGGAAGCCCATATGCGAGTCCCTTATAATTCTTCAGTACATTGATGAGGTTTGGAATTTTAATCAGTTTTTACCCTCCATGCCATATGAGCGTGCCACTGCCCGCTTCTGGGCCGATTTCGCGAATAAG TTTTATGAATCAGTAGCTCCTATAGTGAAGTCGAAAGGTGAGGATCAGGAGCAGGGCAAGCGTAACCTGTTGGAGAGACTTCAGCTTTTAGAAGGTGCATTGAAAGAGATGTCGGCAGGGGGGTCCCTACCTTTCTTCAGTGGAAAGGATTTTGGGTTCCTAGATATTGTCTTCATTCCCTATGCTTCTTTTTTCCATGCTTTTGAAACTATTGGGAATTTCAAGATACCATTTGAAAGTGAATATCCATTGCTTGATGCATGGGTTAAGAGGTGTATTGAAAGGGACAGTGTCAAGAAAGTCCTTCCCTCTTTTGATAAGGTTCTGGAAGTGGCATTACATCTAAGGAAGAAAGTTTTGGTCGATTAG